A genome region from Desulfovibrio sp. JC010 includes the following:
- a CDS encoding DnaJ C-terminal domain-containing protein: MSVKYKDYYKLLGVSRSASKEEIAKGFKKLARQYHPDLNPDNAEAEKKFKEINEAYEVLKDPEKRKMYDQFGADWEHGQNFRPPPGYENMNFGGGGGFGGFGGAGGGDFSDFFETIFGGGGAQFGGGGGFGGAQGFGGGGFHQQRPRKGENSETTLLLTLEEAYAGGPKSVTVQEKATGPGGHPMVQSKTLDVKIPAGIKDGQKIRLSGQGSPGPHDGPRGDLYLKIKLAAHKDFKVEENNVILDLHLAPWEAALGGKFKLPTLDGMVEMNIPAGLGSGKKLRIKGRGLGTGAKKGDQFVRIMIQVPKAETDEMKKLWEELAEKSDFSPRSF; this comes from the coding sequence ATGAGCGTGAAATATAAGGACTACTACAAACTTCTGGGAGTTTCCCGGTCCGCAAGCAAGGAAGAGATTGCCAAGGGCTTTAAAAAGCTGGCAAGGCAGTATCATCCGGACTTAAACCCGGATAACGCGGAAGCCGAGAAGAAGTTTAAGGAAATCAACGAAGCTTACGAAGTCCTCAAGGACCCGGAAAAGCGTAAAATGTACGACCAGTTCGGCGCGGACTGGGAGCACGGGCAGAATTTCCGTCCGCCTCCGGGCTACGAGAACATGAACTTCGGCGGCGGTGGCGGATTCGGAGGATTCGGCGGTGCTGGCGGCGGTGATTTCAGCGACTTTTTTGAAACCATTTTCGGTGGTGGCGGAGCGCAATTCGGCGGCGGTGGCGGATTCGGCGGTGCGCAGGGCTTTGGCGGTGGAGGATTCCACCAGCAGCGTCCGCGCAAGGGTGAGAATTCCGAAACCACCCTGCTGCTGACCCTTGAAGAAGCCTACGCAGGCGGTCCTAAATCCGTAACCGTGCAGGAAAAAGCAACCGGTCCCGGCGGGCATCCCATGGTCCAATCAAAAACTCTGGATGTTAAAATTCCCGCAGGTATCAAGGACGGCCAGAAAATCCGCCTTTCCGGTCAGGGATCACCCGGACCGCATGACGGACCGCGCGGCGACCTGTACCTGAAGATCAAGCTTGCGGCGCACAAGGATTTCAAGGTCGAAGAGAACAACGTCATCCTCGATCTGCACCTTGCACCGTGGGAAGCGGCACTTGGCGGAAAATTCAAGCTGCCCACCCTTGACGGCATGGTTGAAATGAACATTCCCGCAGGCCTCGGCAGCGGCAAGAAGCTGCGCATCAAGGGCCGCGGACTCGGTACCGGAGCCAAAAAAGGCGACCAGTTTGTGCGCATCATGATTCAGGTTCCCAAGGCCGAGACTGACGAAATGAAAAAACTCTGGGAAGAACTGGCTGAAAAGTCCGACTTCTCACCCCGCTCATTCTAA
- a CDS encoding rhomboid family intramembrane serine protease yields MIPIRDNVPCLNTPYVLRIIMFLNIAVFTFEQMLTPQGRLTLFHLLGVVPARFFHPEWAVAAGYPDAGVLPLFTYMFLHSGWIHIIINMWMLWIFADNIEDAMGHGRFIIFYIVCGLIAIGIQMAINPSASAPVIGASGAVAGIMGAYMLLYPHGQVLTLFPVIIIPFFFKIPASLFLGLWFLIQVFSGVSSHFAEGTAKVAWAAHVGGFIAGLILIRFFVKKDRCVYCYVAEKKDYELPEDF; encoded by the coding sequence ATGATCCCTATCCGCGACAACGTCCCCTGCCTAAACACCCCGTACGTGTTGCGGATAATCATGTTCCTCAACATCGCGGTCTTTACCTTCGAACAAATGCTGACCCCGCAGGGACGGCTGACTCTTTTCCACCTGCTGGGCGTTGTCCCGGCAAGATTTTTCCATCCCGAATGGGCGGTGGCCGCAGGTTACCCCGATGCCGGGGTGCTGCCTCTTTTTACCTACATGTTTCTGCACAGCGGCTGGATTCACATCATTATAAATATGTGGATGCTCTGGATTTTCGCCGACAACATAGAAGACGCCATGGGTCATGGGCGGTTCATCATTTTTTACATAGTCTGCGGACTCATTGCCATCGGCATACAGATGGCAATCAACCCATCAGCCAGTGCCCCGGTAATCGGCGCATCCGGCGCAGTTGCCGGAATCATGGGCGCATACATGCTTTTGTACCCGCACGGGCAGGTTTTGACTCTATTTCCTGTAATCATCATCCCGTTTTTCTTTAAAATTCCGGCATCCCTATTCCTCGGACTCTGGTTCCTGATCCAAGTTTTTTCCGGGGTATCCAGCCACTTTGCAGAAGGAACAGCAAAAGTCGCATGGGCCGCCCACGTAGGCGGATTCATAGCCGGGCTGATATTGATCCGTTTTTTCGTGAAGAAGGATCGCTGTGTTTATTGTTATGTTGCTGAGAAGAAGGATTATGAGTTGCCGGAGGATTTTTAA
- a CDS encoding chaperone modulator CbpM codes for MDIKERTEAQPPSSSKRLVITQVMEMTGLEETVVMELISMEWVHPGTTGDGHYLFETRDLYRMTKLSRLCKDLDVTPTGGSIIVDLLDRVEKLESQLEEMKKLI; via the coding sequence ATGGACATTAAAGAAAGAACCGAAGCGCAGCCTCCTTCCAGTTCCAAGCGACTGGTCATCACTCAGGTCATGGAGATGACCGGGCTTGAAGAGACCGTGGTCATGGAACTGATCAGCATGGAATGGGTGCACCCCGGAACCACCGGGGACGGACATTATCTCTTTGAAACACGCGATCTCTATCGCATGACCAAGCTATCAAGGCTCTGCAAGGACCTTGATGTCACCCCCACAGGCGGATCGATTATCGTCGATCTGCTGGATCGGGTCGAGAAGCTTGAGTCGCAACTTGAAGAGATGAAAAAATTGATTTGA